One window of Mesorhizobium sp. PAMC28654 genomic DNA carries:
- a CDS encoding DUF3309 family protein, translated as MGLGTILIIILVIALLGGFSGLGGGPFYGTGYYGGGGLGLVLLIIIVLVVLGRI; from the coding sequence ATGGGCTTAGGAACCATACTCATCATCATTCTGGTCATTGCGCTGTTGGGTGGCTTCAGCGGCCTTGGCGGCGGTCCATTCTACGGCACCGGCTACTATGGCGGCGGCGGACTCGGCCTTGTGCTGCTCATCATCATCGTGCTGGTCGTTCTCGGGCGAATTTAG
- a CDS encoding Crp/Fnr family transcriptional regulator: MLESLYLNLGQHDELSDAEKALLAGAMSSEKHFAIGQDIVASGSRPTYSTLILDGLAARYKVLEDGGRQFTSLQVPGDFVDLHAFLLKTMDHGIVALSPCHVIFSDHSKLRAITEEAPHLTRLLWLDTLVDGAIHREWIVAMGRRSKTGHLAHLVCELFVRLQVVKRTNGMSFHLPLSQAELADVLGLSVVHMNRVIGALRKVGVISWSNHTVTILDWHRLQEIAEFDPTYLSMMREPR; encoded by the coding sequence GTGCTAGAATCCCTGTATCTCAATCTCGGCCAGCACGATGAGCTTTCCGATGCCGAAAAGGCATTGCTGGCCGGCGCCATGTCATCGGAAAAGCATTTTGCGATCGGCCAGGACATCGTCGCGTCCGGATCGCGCCCGACCTACAGCACCTTGATCCTCGATGGGCTCGCGGCACGCTACAAGGTGCTGGAGGATGGTGGCCGCCAGTTCACCTCGCTGCAGGTGCCCGGCGACTTCGTCGACCTCCATGCCTTCCTGCTCAAAACCATGGATCACGGCATTGTCGCTCTTTCGCCATGCCATGTGATTTTTTCCGACCACAGCAAACTTCGCGCCATCACCGAGGAAGCTCCTCACCTGACCCGGCTCCTGTGGCTCGACACGCTGGTCGACGGCGCTATCCACCGCGAATGGATCGTGGCTATGGGCCGGCGATCGAAGACCGGGCATCTCGCACATCTTGTCTGCGAACTTTTCGTGCGCCTCCAGGTCGTCAAGCGCACCAACGGCATGAGTTTTCATCTGCCGTTGTCGCAGGCCGAACTGGCCGATGTCCTCGGCCTGTCCGTCGTTCACATGAACCGCGTCATCGGCGCGCTGCGCAAGGTTGGCGTGATCAGCTGGTCGAACCACACCGTGACCATTCTGGACTGGCATCGGCTGCAGGAAATCGCGGAGTTCGACCCGACCTATCTCAGCATGATGCGTGAGCCGCGCTGA
- a CDS encoding DUF6894 family protein, whose translation MPRYYLDLYHGDGLTVDDEGQVFETRARLRREAIRILPDVLRDEMFEGDRTEITVKVRDESGRNIFEASLTLDSGWIR comes from the coding sequence ATGCCTCGATATTACCTCGATCTCTACCACGGCGACGGCCTGACTGTTGATGACGAGGGGCAGGTTTTCGAGACGCGCGCGCGCCTGCGGCGCGAGGCGATCCGGATCCTTCCGGACGTTCTGCGCGACGAGATGTTCGAAGGCGACCGGACGGAAATAACGGTCAAGGTAAGAGACGAAAGCGGTCGCAATATCTTCGAGGCGTCGCTGACGCTGGACTCCGGTTGGATCAGGTGA
- a CDS encoding DUF982 domain-containing protein, with amino-acid sequence MHEKLFHSPVAITVGLGFKREIASLTEMHDFLTEWSTSRRGPLYQNAVKACDLAVPGYLTTQQARRALVAFAEAAGILWPDVEPALATHAVARAYGGFAA; translated from the coding sequence ATGCACGAGAAGCTGTTTCATTCGCCCGTCGCGATAACTGTTGGTCTCGGCTTCAAGCGCGAGATCGCCTCGCTGACCGAGATGCATGATTTCCTGACCGAATGGTCGACGTCGCGCCGTGGGCCGCTCTATCAGAACGCGGTCAAGGCCTGCGATCTCGCGGTCCCCGGCTACCTCACCACGCAACAAGCGCGCCGTGCCTTGGTTGCCTTTGCCGAAGCTGCTGGCATTCTGTGGCCAGATGTCGAGCCGGCGCTCGCGACGCACGCCGTCGCGCGCGCCTATGGCGGCTTCGCCGCGTAA
- a CDS encoding pyridoxamine 5'-phosphate oxidase family protein produces the protein MNVKDMTRQDCIALLKSARLGRLACVRDNRPYVVPIHFAFGDNFIFSFSLPGRKVEWMRDNPRVCLQVDDVGSVHGWKSVVVEGVFEELPKGPAQDQTAPAVEQAPAGDHDREFAWSLLAQHANWWEPGAFKPGATPTVSGNHLFYQIRIETISGRQASYVAVAA, from the coding sequence ATGAACGTCAAGGACATGACGCGTCAGGACTGTATTGCCTTGCTCAAATCGGCGCGGCTTGGCCGGCTGGCCTGTGTCAGGGATAACCGCCCTTATGTGGTACCGATTCATTTTGCCTTCGGCGACAATTTCATCTTCAGCTTCTCGCTGCCCGGCAGGAAGGTCGAGTGGATGCGTGACAATCCTCGCGTCTGTCTCCAGGTCGATGATGTCGGCAGCGTCCATGGCTGGAAGAGCGTGGTCGTCGAAGGCGTATTCGAGGAACTGCCGAAAGGGCCGGCCCAGGACCAGACGGCTCCCGCAGTGGAGCAGGCTCCGGCGGGGGATCACGACCGTGAATTTGCATGGTCGCTGCTGGCACAGCACGCGAACTGGTGGGAGCCGGGCGCCTTCAAGCCGGGCGCTACCCCGACTGTTTCGGGGAACCATCTTTTCTATCAGATACGGATCGAGACGATCTCCGGAAGACAGGCATCATATGTTGCCGTCGCCGCATGA
- a CDS encoding NRAMP family divalent metal transporter — protein sequence MPQSPTTAAAGTPASVKQPETSKLLKILGPGLITGASDDDPSGIATYSQVGAQFGYGMGWVMLFSWPLMCAIQEISARIGRVTGQGIAGNLKKHYPASVGVSIVSLLVIANIINIGADLGAMGAALKLIVGGPALLYVALFGLVTVLLEVYSRYSRYVSVLKWMTLSLFAYVGIVFVVKVPWATVGYNLVVPHIKFDAPYITAVVAILGTTISPYLFFWQAGEEVEQVREDADKQPLKGAPDQAKPEFNRIRIDTYIGMALSNAVALFIIITTAATLNAHGVTDIQTSSQAAEALRPIAGPLAFFIFALGIIGTGLLALPVLAGSSAYALGETFGWNVGLARKPGLAKAFYGSIAVATLIGVGLNFSPIDPIKALFWSAVINGVVAVPVMGIMMLLSSKPAAMGDFQLHIGLKVVGWLATAVMGIAAIGLFATWGS from the coding sequence ATGCCGCAATCGCCGACGACCGCAGCAGCAGGGACACCGGCCTCCGTAAAACAGCCCGAAACGTCAAAACTTTTGAAGATTCTCGGGCCGGGCCTGATCACAGGCGCATCGGACGACGACCCCAGCGGGATCGCTACCTACTCACAGGTCGGCGCGCAGTTCGGCTACGGCATGGGTTGGGTCATGCTGTTCAGTTGGCCGCTGATGTGCGCTATCCAGGAGATCAGCGCGCGGATCGGCCGGGTCACCGGACAGGGAATTGCGGGCAATCTCAAAAAACACTATCCGGCGAGTGTCGGGGTCTCGATCGTCTCGCTCCTCGTTATCGCCAACATCATCAACATCGGCGCTGACCTCGGCGCGATGGGCGCGGCGCTGAAGCTGATCGTCGGTGGGCCGGCTCTGCTTTACGTGGCGCTGTTTGGCCTGGTGACAGTCCTGCTCGAGGTCTACTCCCGCTATTCGCGCTATGTGTCCGTACTCAAATGGATGACGCTGTCGCTTTTCGCCTATGTCGGCATAGTCTTCGTGGTGAAAGTCCCTTGGGCGACGGTCGGTTACAATCTCGTCGTTCCGCACATCAAGTTCGATGCCCCTTACATCACCGCCGTGGTCGCCATTCTAGGCACGACGATCAGTCCCTATCTGTTCTTCTGGCAGGCTGGTGAGGAGGTCGAGCAGGTCCGCGAGGACGCCGACAAGCAACCGCTCAAAGGGGCTCCCGATCAGGCAAAGCCCGAGTTCAACCGCATCCGCATCGACACCTATATCGGCATGGCGCTCTCCAACGCGGTGGCGCTGTTCATCATCATAACCACCGCAGCGACACTGAACGCCCATGGCGTCACCGATATCCAGACGTCGTCCCAGGCGGCCGAGGCGCTGCGCCCGATTGCCGGTCCCCTCGCCTTCTTCATCTTCGCGCTCGGCATCATCGGCACCGGCCTGCTGGCGCTCCCGGTCCTGGCAGGGTCCTCAGCCTATGCGCTGGGTGAAACCTTCGGCTGGAATGTCGGGCTGGCGCGCAAGCCTGGCCTGGCCAAGGCCTTTTATGGCTCGATTGCCGTGGCCACGCTGATCGGTGTCGGCCTGAATTTCAGTCCCATCGATCCGATCAAGGCGCTGTTCTGGAGCGCGGTCATCAATGGCGTGGTGGCCGTTCCGGTGATGGGCATCATGATGCTCCTTTCCAGCAAGCCCGCCGCGATGGGCGATTTTCAGCTGCATATTGGCCTGAAGGTCGTCGGCTGGTTGGCGACGGCGGTGATGGGGATCGCAGCGATCGGACTGTTCGCCACCTGGGGCTCCTGA
- a CDS encoding GAF domain-containing sensor histidine kinase, which produces MPHDFQADIDAIARIDAIPTILDVVSRTTGMGFVAVARVTDARWIACSVLDKIDFGLKPGGELPVETTICDEIRQSHEAVAIDSVADDGVYCGHLTPARYGFQSYISVPIMRRDGSFFGTLCAIDPRPAQLKNPETISMFRLFADLIATHLDSAERLDRAETEATQQRSQKELREQFIAVLGHDLRNPLASIAAGVKMLKRRPDEAKTEHLLALMEGSVVRMSSLIDNVLDFARSRMGSKLILREPDLRPVGPVLDQIVDELRSVHPGRHIETDFDVAQAFSADHSRLARLFSNLLGNALVHGVDARPVRISASTAQGRFVFSVANSGRPIPREIIDNLFQPFVRGKGREQQGLGLGLYIASEIAKMHGGTLEAASNDDETRMTFTMPIER; this is translated from the coding sequence GTGCCCCACGACTTCCAAGCTGACATCGACGCGATCGCACGCATCGATGCTATTCCCACTATTCTGGACGTTGTCAGCCGAACGACCGGCATGGGGTTTGTCGCGGTCGCCCGCGTTACCGATGCCCGCTGGATCGCCTGCAGCGTGCTCGACAAGATCGACTTCGGCCTGAAACCCGGCGGGGAGCTGCCGGTCGAGACGACCATCTGCGACGAGATCCGGCAAAGCCACGAAGCCGTGGCCATCGACAGTGTTGCCGATGACGGCGTCTATTGCGGCCACCTCACACCGGCACGATATGGCTTCCAGAGTTATATATCGGTGCCCATCATGCGCCGTGACGGCTCCTTCTTCGGCACGCTCTGCGCCATCGACCCGAGGCCCGCGCAGCTGAAGAATCCCGAGACCATTAGCATGTTCCGGCTCTTCGCCGATCTGATCGCCACCCATCTGGATTCGGCCGAGCGGCTGGACAGGGCCGAAACCGAAGCCACCCAGCAGCGCTCACAGAAGGAATTGCGCGAGCAGTTCATCGCCGTTCTCGGCCACGACCTGCGCAATCCGCTGGCCTCGATCGCCGCAGGCGTGAAGATGCTGAAGCGCCGGCCGGACGAGGCCAAGACCGAGCACCTGCTTGCCCTGATGGAAGGCAGTGTCGTCAGGATGAGCAGCCTGATCGACAATGTGCTGGATTTCGCCCGCAGCCGGATGGGTTCGAAGCTCATCTTGCGGGAACCCGATCTGCGGCCGGTCGGGCCTGTGCTCGACCAGATCGTCGACGAATTGCGCTCCGTTCATCCGGGCCGCCACATCGAAACCGATTTCGATGTGGCGCAAGCCTTCTCGGCCGACCATTCGCGGCTGGCAAGGCTGTTCTCGAACCTCCTGGGCAATGCGCTCGTGCACGGTGTCGACGCGCGGCCGGTGCGGATAAGCGCATCGACGGCGCAGGGTCGTTTCGTGTTTTCGGTGGCCAATTCCGGCAGGCCCATCCCGCGGGAAATCATCGACAATCTCTTCCAGCCCTTCGTGCGCGGCAAGGGCCGGGAGCAGCAAGGCCTCGGCCTTGGCCTCTATATCGCTTCGGAGATCGCCAAGATGCATGGCGGCACGCTGGAGGCGGCGTCCAACGACGACGAAACCCGCATGACGTTCACCATGCCGATCGAACGCTGA